The sequence CATCTTTTAAGCCAGCCATCATCTCCCATCCACTCGGTAATCATTTGCATCATAAAGCAATTTCTTTGAACGCCTACGTCATATGGGTAAGGTAATCCAGCAGCATTTGCTACAGCTCTATTATAATGCACCGAGTAAATCGGCTCAAGTGCGAACGTTGATGGATCTCGAATAGCCCAACGTGGATGTCTGCGATATTCCTTCAATGCAGCACGAAAGGCTTTCAAACTGACAGGATTAGTGCCAATGCAAAAAGCTATCATATCCGTTAACCCCAATGGGCCTTTAGTTAGTGACATCTCCTCACCTATTTCTACTTCTTCCCAAAATCTAGGATTAGCACCCCTTATTTTATTCTCTTCACCAAGTATTTCATCTTCAATTTTTTTTAATTCTTCTTCACTCCATGGATGTGGCAACATATACTTTGTATACTTACCCTTTTCTCGAGCAGTTCTCCTTTCAGCCCTTATAACCCACGCATATGCCCTGGCGACAAGTTCTCCTCTCTGATTATAATAATTTGTTAAATTATACTGTATGACAATTTTTTCGGCAAACTGACTTTTTGAAACCGAAAATCCAACATTGATGATTTCAGGTGTTATTTTGTCGTATAAAAAAGCTGGTTTATAAAAGATCCAATCATTGCCGCTGTGAAAACCGTGAACGCCCCTAAGCGGGTCTTTTAATGGTGAGAAAATAACCCATGAGGGGCACACACTATAAAACCAGTGAGGAGGGGCGACAATTCCACCATATCTGCTTTTTTTAGCATAATCTTCATCAACCCATAATGGATTAGTATCGCCTATACCATTAACAAAATGCCTGATTGAGTCTTTAGTTACTTCTGAGTTGAAATAAGTGTGAATTTCAGTACCGTATAATCTAAAGCCTATTTGTTTTACTAATTCCCTTAAAGATTGCTCTGTGATAGCCCCCTCAGGAAGCTTAATGCTCGCTTCACTGTTTGTTTTAACTTCGCTGTTTATTTTAACCCTCCTAATCCAATCTGGAGGATTAGCTCTAAATCTATCACATTTCTTATGCAGCGACAGCAGCTCCTCATACTTCTCTTTCAAGAAGGCGCCAACTATAGACTTACATAAGGCACACTCTCGGATAATAATTTCGCCTTCACTACGCAAAACAATTGTGGACTCATTTCCACACATGGGACAAGTAAATTTGTTTTCACTCATTTATTATCTCACCATCCTAATTAATTTTATTTGGAAAATACATAATAAATCCCTTACGCCTGGCGAAGATTAACGTTCAGAGTTAAGACATTATCTAGCTTAGTTCCTTAGTTCTTTCTTTTAGTATACTTCTCCGCACAAATCCATTAAAAACGTTCAGCACACTTTTCCAATATGTTTAACCGCCAATCAGCTCCGTGCACACTGCCTACCCCATTACGTACACATATTCTTAAGAGAGAAGTTCTCTTATAGCAGTGTCGTCTCACTTCAGTTCTAATTCGCCAGTATCCTCTTTTGCTAATATGCTATTTTCGTAGTATTCTGTAGCGAAGGCTATTGTTACATCAGCTGAAATTATATTAAGTCTGTACCTATTGCACAAGTTATTTGTATATAATTTTATTATTCAAGCATATAGACCGAAAACGGCCATGGTTTTCATACCCAGGTTTAATGTCCTGATCCAGACGTATATTTTGTGAAGCATGGAAAATAACTATATAAAGGGGATATTATGTTGTTGAAATTGAAGTATCATAGCGGACCAACATAAATCGGTCTGTTTAAAGTTGTTGGAGGTGGTAATGGCATTAATCTTTTTAAGACGTCTAGTATAAGTAATACAAGGAAAAATTTTTATGTAAAGATTCAATTCTCTATATGGATGGTGGCGCATATGGGCGCATTAGATTATGAGACTTACGAGGAAGCTGTTCGAAAATATCGGCCGGAAGAACGATGGAAAGTATTCGATGGAACTCCTGATAACTTCAACATTGCTTATGAATGTATAGATCGGCATAAAGGCAAAGGTTTGGCTGTTGGCATAAAATTCTCAGATGGGCATTCAGAGGAATACACTTTTGACGAACTGTCAAAATTTAGTTCTCAATTCGCAAATATGCTGGAAGACTTAGGCATCAACAAGGGAGATAGAATTGCTATAGCGGTAGATGTATCCTTTGAATTCTATATAAGTCTATTTGGGTCTATAAAGGCTGGCTGTATTCCATTTGTATGCTCACCATTATACGGTCCCGAAGCAATTGAATATAGGATAAAAAGTGCAAATCCTAGCTCTATTATTATTCCCGAAGATCAAGCTAATATAATAAATTTATCTTCTGTTCCACATATAATTTATAGTGAGGACCTTAAGAGTCTTATTAAAGGTGAAAAAATAAATTATAAGACTAGCACATCCGCTAATGATCCAGCAATGATTCAGTTTACGAGCGGGACAACTGGACTACCCAAACAAGTTGTATACCATCATAAAAGCCTTGTAACGTTTATCCCAGTTTCAAAATGGTTTCAGGCTGTAAAAGACGGCACTCGACTCTTCTGCTCATCATCTCCTGCATGGGGCCACGGAATGTGGCATGGCACGCTTGGCCCATTAGCACTTGGAGCCTTCATTAGCACACGGTCAGGTAAATTCGACCCTGAATTGACCCTCGAAGCTCTCGGAGAATTTAAAATAAATAACATGACCGGGGTAGCAACGGCCTATAGAAAACTTATAGCAACAGGCAAGGTAAAAGAGAAAATTAAAGAGTACGACATAAAGCTTGAAGTAATCACCTATACAGGAGAACCAATGGAAACCGAATTAATATATAAGATTAAAGAGGAGTTTGGGGTTTGGCCCTACGGCGGTTACGGGTCCACAGAATTCGGTCCAATCTGCCACAATTTCCCCGCATTTAAGGATTTTGTTTTCAAGCCCGGTAGTTTAGGAAAACCTATGCCTGGAACAGAGGTAGCCATACTTGACGAGAATGGCAAAGTATTGCCCCCAAATCAGGTAGGAGAAATAGCAATCAAAATAAAAGGAAAGTGGATAAAAGTTGGTGATTTGGGTATGATGGACGAAGATGGTTATTTCTGGTATAAGGGAAGAGCGGACGATGTGATAAAATCTTCCGGGTACAGAATAGGGCCAGAAGAGGTTGAGTCGGTGCTAAATATGCATGAAGCTGTCTTAGAGTCGGCTGTTATAGGCGTAACAGACGAAAAAAGAGGACAAGTGGTCATGGCTTTCATAAAATTAAAACCAGGTTTCACTCCAAATGAAGAGTTAAAAAAGGATATCCAGAATTTCACAAGAAGAAAGTTAAGCGCATATGCCTACCCGCGTATAATAGAGTTTATAGATGAACTCCCTAAAACCCCAGAAGGTAAAATAAAGAGAAAAGATTTAAGAAAGCTCGTAGGTCTTAACGGCTAAAAATAAGAGTGACCTTTATTCATGTGACATGCGGTATTTTTAGCCTATACTAACTTTAACCTTAAGCGCCATAGGTGCGTTGAGCGTATCACTCTATAAAAACCAGCTTAAAGCCAAAAATATGATAAAACAGCTTAATTTGTCAGTTATGCGCCTATGAGAAGTTTCTTTTATAAAGCTTTCCTGAAAATCCATTTACATGAACATCTATTCATTTTTCTTTTAAGTTTTTCTCAGATGAACATTATATTGCGGTAATAACGAAAAGATATTATGAAATGTTAAGAATGAAAGCTCTCAGAAAAATTTTTATATCTTAGTGATTATTTCCCCTCTAAAGAGGGACTCGAAGAGGCGGATAGGAGGAAGCAAGCTGAAATAGCTGTTAGAAAGTGGCTCAGAGAGCACATCTATGAGCTTGTAGAAAGAATCACTAAGGATCCACCTTCAGCAATGAAATTGTTAAAAACATTCTTTAAGAATTAACATTCACTGGCGAGGAGATACTATGGTATAGCGAGGGCAGAGAGATCTTTGAGGCCCCGCCTCAGGTTGTGCTCAAGGAGAAGAAGGAGAGGAAAGCCTTCAGGAGGGTTACTGAGTACAAGGCTATCCAAGCCTTCATCAGGGAGGGGAGAGGGGGCTTAGAGAGACTTGTCGAGAGAATCCTAGCGGCTAAGCGGGAGATCGAGAAAGAACTGAGGAGCAAGAGCGTCCTCTATATGCCGAAGACAAGGGAGGAAGCCGAAAGGGCTCCCGGCGCACTGGGCTTCAGCAGCCCATCTAAGCTTATAGAATCATTTAAGAGTCTGGTGAAGAGTGCGGCACCGAT is a genomic window of Candidatus Bathyarchaeia archaeon containing:
- a CDS encoding aldehyde ferredoxin oxidoreductase C-terminal domain-containing protein, which codes for MIKLYTNNLCNRYRLNIISADVTIAFATEYYENSILAKEDTGELELK
- a CDS encoding AMP-binding protein; the encoded protein is MGALDYETYEEAVRKYRPEERWKVFDGTPDNFNIAYECIDRHKGKGLAVGIKFSDGHSEEYTFDELSKFSSQFANMLEDLGINKGDRIAIAVDVSFEFYISLFGSIKAGCIPFVCSPLYGPEAIEYRIKSANPSSIIIPEDQANIINLSSVPHIIYSEDLKSLIKGEKINYKTSTSANDPAMIQFTSGTTGLPKQVVYHHKSLVTFIPVSKWFQAVKDGTRLFCSSSPAWGHGMWHGTLGPLALGAFISTRSGKFDPELTLEALGEFKINNMTGVATAYRKLIATGKVKEKIKEYDIKLEVITYTGEPMETELIYKIKEEFGVWPYGGYGSTEFGPICHNFPAFKDFVFKPGSLGKPMPGTEVAILDENGKVLPPNQVGEIAIKIKGKWIKVGDLGMMDEDGYFWYKGRADDVIKSSGYRIGPEEVESVLNMHEAVLESAVIGVTDEKRGQVVMAFIKLKPGFTPNEELKKDIQNFTRRKLSAYAYPRIIEFIDELPKTPEGKIKRKDLRKLVGLNG
- a CDS encoding MaoC family dehydratase N-terminal domain-containing protein encodes the protein MSENKFTCPMCGNESTIVLRSEGEIIIRECALCKSIVGAFLKEKYEELLSLHKKCDRFRANPPDWIRRVKINSEVKTNSEASIKLPEGAITEQSLRELVKQIGFRLYGTEIHTYFNSEVTKDSIRHFVNGIGDTNPLWVDEDYAKKSRYGGIVAPPHWFYSVCPSWVIFSPLKDPLRGVHGFHSGNDWIFYKPAFLYDKITPEIINVGFSVSKSQFAEKIVIQYNLTNYYNQRGELVARAYAWVIRAERRTAREKGKYTKYMLPHPWSEEELKKIEDEILGEENKIRGANPRFWEEVEIGEEMSLTKGPLGLTDMIAFCIGTNPVSLKAFRAALKEYRRHPRWAIRDPSTFALEPIYSVHYNRAVANAAGLPYPYDVGVQRNCFMMQMITEWMGDDGWLKRCYAEYRKFFFYSDVLWLKGKVMDKFIDEDGEPCVYIETHAVNQRGEDTMPGYALVVLPSKKHDYWPVEVRVKGQALGIKKRGVSVGKRES